TTGACGACCGACGCGGACCGGAACCTGGCGTCCGGGGCGAGCTGTTCGGTGAACGTCCCGGTCTGCCGGTCGAACACGGCCACGCCCGCGGTGACCCCCGCGGGCACCCGGGGGCTCGCGGGCGTGACCGGCACGGAGCCACCGGCCGGTTCCGTCGCGGCCGCGACGGAGTGCGGGAGCGCCGCGCCGGTGAAGGAGAGGGAGAGGAAGGCCGCGGTCGCGGCGAGCAGGCGCCGAGGCGTACGGCGAGCGGCGGGGTGGGAGTGCCTGACGATGCGGAGCATGGCGTGAGGATCCTCGCTGGGTGGGAGAGCGGTCTGCCCGGGTGTCGGCAAGGGGCGGTGAACGAGGGCGGCGGGACCGGGGCGCGGAGCCCCCGGCGGGACGCGAGGGGCTCCGCCGGAGCGGGCCGCGCGGACGGCTCCCTACGGGATGTTGCACTCCGTCATGCCGGGCCAGGGATCGGTCGACGTCCACACGTCCACGGCGGGGATGAAGCCCCACCCGTGATGGCGCTCGCGACCGGGAGCGATGCGGTCACCCATGGTGTAGTACCAGATGTTGTTGCCGCCGCTGTGCGCGGCGCCTCTGCCCCAGCACACGAACCAGCTCGTCGACGTGTCGATCCAGCCGATCGCCGAGCAGGCGGCGATGAAGCCGGCGCAGCCGTACAGCGGGGCGCCGGCACGATTGCCGCACACCCAGTCACGCGTCCAGGTGCGCCCGGTGTACGCGTCGTAGTGACTGACGTTCCGGGCGGTGCACGACGCCTGAGCCGCGAGGGGCGCGGCCTCGGTCGTGGGCGGCGCGCTCCGCACCGCACGGGTGGTGGTGCCGGCCTGCGGCGAAGACGCCTGAACGGCGCCGGCGCTGAACAGCACGGCCAAGAGGGCGGCGAGCATCGCCACCGCTCGTCTCACAGACATGTTTCGGCCCCCGTTGTCGAGAAAGCAATGGTCGGACTGCCCTGCGGAACCGAGGGGTTGTCACGGGGCGTCGCTTGAGAGCCGAGCCTTCCACTCGCACTCTGTTCATGTCATCGCTTGTGGCCATGCGACATGAAAGACGATCGATAAGGGATTCATCATGGTTACTGGCGATACGGCCGCTGGAGGCGCCGCGCCGACGGGCCCCGATCCGCGGACGCCGAGCGCCCATCAACTCCGGCTGTTCGTCGCCCTCGCGGAGGAACTCCACTTCTCGCGCGCCGCCGCCCGGCTGTTCATGACGCAGTCGGCGCTGAGCCAGCAGATCCGGGACCTGGAAAGACGCCTCGGTGTGCGGCTGTTCGACCGTTCGAGCCGGGCCGTCTCCCTTACGCCGCAGGGCCGGGTGCTGTTGGCGGACGCGCGCGGCGTGGTGGCGGCCATGGACCGGCTCAGCCGCAGCGCGTCGACCCAGGCGCGCAGGCTCTCCGGACGCCTCGTCGTCGGCACCATCGGCGCGGAGGCGGCGATGCCGTACACCCGCGCCGTGCTGCGTCTGCGCCACGAACGGCACCCGTTGGTCCAGGTCGACGTGCGCAGCCTCCACTTCGCCGACCACTTCGACGCCCTGTTCCGGCATGACGTCGATGTCGCCTTCCTCCGTCCACCGGTCCCGCCCGGCGTCGAGGTGCAACACCTCGCCACGGAACCCCGGTCGGCCTGTCTACCGGCGAGCGACCCGCTCGCGGACCGCGACCGGATCGCCCTCGCCGAGCTGGCCCGCCACCCGGTGATCGACGTCCCGCCCCAGGTACCACGGCTCTGGTGGGACTTCTGGGCCGCCGACCCGCGACCCGACGGCACCCCGGTCCGCTACGGACCCGTCGCCTCGGACCTGGAGGGCCTTCTGCACCTCGTTGCCCAGGGCAAGGGCATGTGTTTCCTGCCGGCCGCCGCGCGCGACCTCTTCCCGCGCCCCGGCATCCGCTACGTCGAGGTCACGGACCTGCCCCCGTCTACGGCGGGCCTCGCCTGGCTGAGGGAGAACCGCACGGAACCGCTCGTCGAGGCCGTGGTGGCAGCCGCCGGCCACGTGGCCTCGGCGCGCGACCGGGGGGCCGTCCGGGGCAGGAGCCAGACCGAGGACTGACCCCGTGCCACGGGCTCGGCGACGTGCACGCACCCGTCGTCACGTCAGGGAAGGGCCCACTTCTGGGCGCCCGTCCCGTTGCAGGTCCACAGCTGGACCTTCGTGCCGTCCGCCGTGGCGCCGCTCGCGACGTCCAGGCACTTGGCGGACTGCGGGTTCCGCAGACTGCCGTCGGCCTGGGCCTGCCAGGTCTGGGCGCCTGATCCGTTGCAGGTCCACAGTTGGACCTTGGTGCCGTCCGCCGCGCCGCCGTTGGAGACGTCCAGGCACTTGCCGAGCACCTTCAGCGTGCCGTCCGTGGCCACCGTCCACTGCTGGGCGCCGGTGCCGTTGCAGCCCCACACCTGGATCTTCGTGCCGTCCGCGGTCTGGGAGTCGTCGACGTCCAGGCACTTGTCGCCGAGGCCCCGCACCTCTCCCGTGGGCACACCACCGGCCAGCCGGTTGAGCGTGTACCAGGCCTCGGTGCTCCACAGGGTCTCGCCGGTGGACGAGCTGAAGGGACGCGGTGAGCGGACGTGCACCACCCGGTCGCTCTTGAGGCCGGGGATGGCCAGGGTGACCGTCCTGCGGTCGGTGGAGAGGGTGGCCGACTGCGCGGTCAGCGTCTCCTCGTTGGTCTTCGGGCCGCCGTAGGCGGCGGTCGGCGCGTAACGCCACTGCTCGATCTTGTAGTGCTTGGCCAGGTCGGTCGCCGTCTGAGTCGACAGCGGCTGGGTGTACTCCAGGGCGAAGCCGCCCGGTACGGCGCGCATGGCGCGGATGTCGAAGGCGTTGGCGCCGTTCGGCGACAGCTTTTGCAGGCCGAAGGTGAGCTTGCCCTCCTGGCCCCAGTTGCCACCCGCGCCGAGCCCGCCCGCGTACAGCGCGCCGTCCGGGCCGATGCTGATGCGGGTCACGCCCGCCTCCAGGCCCTGTGTCAGCCGGAAGACCGCGCCCTGGTACTCGCCGCCCACCTTCTCCAGGAAGGCGCGCTGCACGCCGCCGTACGTCACGTCGCCGAACAGCATCTGCCCGGTGAACGGGCCCTCGGTCAGCTGAACGGGCGTGCTGGGGGAGTTGGCTATCTCGTTCTGCGGCAACCAGAGCACCGGCTTGGTCACCGGCCGGGCGTCGAAGGGGCCGGCCGGGTTCATGTAGTGGTTGAAGAATCGGTCCTGCTTGATGTGCAGCAGCTTCGACGAGGGCAGCCAGCCGCCCTGGTTGTCAGTGACGAAGATGCCGCCCTCGGGGCCCCACCCGATGCCGTTCGGGGTGCGCAGCCCGCCGGCCACGTACGAGACCTCGCCGGTCTGACGGTTCACCTTGATGGTGGTCCCGCGGTTCGGTGCCGGCTGCGGGTTCGTGGTCGCCCCGCCGTAGTCGATGGAGACCGACAGGTTCAGGTAGAAGAACCCGTCCTTGTAGAGGAGGCCGAAGGCGAACTCGTGGAAGTTGCCGCCGTACGGCCAGGTCGCCACCCGCCGGTACTGGTCGACGACCTCGTCCCCGTTGGTGTCGTTCAGCTCGGTCAGCTCATGTTTCTGGGAGACGTAGAGCTTGCCGTCGACGTACTTGACGCCCATCGGCTCCTTCAGACCCGAGGCCACCTTCTTCACCGTCACCTTGTCCGGACCGGTGTTCCCCGTGACATTGCCGAGCAGGTAGACCTCGCCCGTGGTGTTGTTGCTCCCTCCCCAGGTGGTCACGGCCAGGCGGCCGTCCGGCAGCCAGTCCATCGCGGAGA
This sequence is a window from Streptomyces sp. NBC_00691. Protein-coding genes within it:
- a CDS encoding LysR family transcriptional regulator; its protein translation is MVTGDTAAGGAAPTGPDPRTPSAHQLRLFVALAEELHFSRAAARLFMTQSALSQQIRDLERRLGVRLFDRSSRAVSLTPQGRVLLADARGVVAAMDRLSRSASTQARRLSGRLVVGTIGAEAAMPYTRAVLRLRHERHPLVQVDVRSLHFADHFDALFRHDVDVAFLRPPVPPGVEVQHLATEPRSACLPASDPLADRDRIALAELARHPVIDVPPQVPRLWWDFWAADPRPDGTPVRYGPVASDLEGLLHLVAQGKGMCFLPAAARDLFPRPGIRYVEVTDLPPSTAGLAWLRENRTEPLVEAVVAAAGHVASARDRGAVRGRSQTED
- a CDS encoding ricin-type beta-trefoil lectin domain protein, encoding MKGAAVPAGSTLEGRSAAALPPQTPGVTLRVFDVQVALNNLCVLKPGQTPNIDKLMPVIDWSTTADFGLDTGFVTQTTGNLDVAQAGSYTLRLASDDGSRLLIDDQVVINHDGLHGPDPKDATVNLTAGVHALRIEHFERDGGQQITLSWKPPGVTGFSVVPNSALSTDADVVRVTAPGRKECEGVADTPGDGLPLTGVHPNYTLTGLRPQGFEPQVSAMDWLPDGRLAVTTWGGSNNTTGEVYLLGNVTGNTGPDKVTVKKVASGLKEPMGVKYVDGKLYVSQKHELTELNDTNGDEVVDQYRRVATWPYGGNFHEFAFGLLYKDGFFYLNLSVSIDYGGATTNPQPAPNRGTTIKVNRQTGEVSYVAGGLRTPNGIGWGPEGGIFVTDNQGGWLPSSKLLHIKQDRFFNHYMNPAGPFDARPVTKPVLWLPQNEIANSPSTPVQLTEGPFTGQMLFGDVTYGGVQRAFLEKVGGEYQGAVFRLTQGLEAGVTRISIGPDGALYAGGLGAGGNWGQEGKLTFGLQKLSPNGANAFDIRAMRAVPGGFALEYTQPLSTQTATDLAKHYKIEQWRYAPTAAYGGPKTNEETLTAQSATLSTDRRTVTLAIPGLKSDRVVHVRSPRPFSSSTGETLWSTEAWYTLNRLAGGVPTGEVRGLGDKCLDVDDSQTADGTKIQVWGCNGTGAQQWTVATDGTLKVLGKCLDVSNGGAADGTKVQLWTCNGSGAQTWQAQADGSLRNPQSAKCLDVASGATADGTKVQLWTCNGTGAQKWALP